The following proteins are co-located in the Streptomyces sp. NBC_01198 genome:
- a CDS encoding FAD-binding oxidoreductase: MKRVDESASRPTSPSRIRRRTALTAGGGALAAAWLTGCGPGGGDSGNGKAAPPRTTTAAATRTPTPGFSPVAADWPALGSALTGHLVRPQDAAYATDRRLYNTRFDTLRPAAIAYVSSADDIRRCLDFAHRTATTPAIRSGGHSYAGWSSGNGKLVIDVSRLDAIHLDGTTATVGAGAKLIDVYATLGAHGRTIPAGSCPSVGVSGLTLGGGHGVMSRSMGLTCDNLIGATLITADGTTHEVSADHEPDIFWALRGAGCGNFGVVTSLRFATHPVPEVVTGYLTWSWNRAADVISAWQSWGPDQPDHIWSALHLDCAPGGSPTVSVPMLSTGSRADLSAAADRLASAAGAAASVSFHPHSYLDATFSYAGCAGLSAAQCHLAPSGRLKRETYTARSDFYDTDLPAAGVSALLSQVQRLANASGGGAGSIALTALGGAVNRVSPTATAFSHRGSRFLAQYLASDALSTTSWLDTTHSAMRRYASGGAYQNYTDPALTDWRTAYYGQNADRLTAIKRTLDPQRLFDFPQAL; the protein is encoded by the coding sequence GTGAAGCGAGTGGATGAGTCGGCCTCCCGGCCCACGTCCCCGAGCCGGATACGGCGGCGCACGGCGCTCACGGCGGGCGGCGGCGCGCTCGCCGCGGCCTGGCTGACCGGCTGCGGCCCGGGCGGCGGTGACAGCGGCAACGGCAAGGCGGCCCCGCCGCGTACCACCACCGCCGCTGCCACCCGCACCCCGACGCCGGGCTTCTCGCCGGTCGCCGCGGACTGGCCCGCGCTCGGCTCCGCCCTGACCGGTCACCTGGTGCGCCCGCAGGACGCCGCCTACGCCACCGACCGGCGGCTGTACAACACCCGCTTCGACACCCTGCGGCCGGCCGCCATCGCCTACGTCTCCAGCGCCGACGACATCCGCCGCTGCCTGGACTTCGCCCACCGCACCGCGACCACGCCGGCCATCCGCAGCGGCGGCCACTCCTACGCCGGCTGGTCAAGCGGCAACGGAAAGCTCGTCATCGACGTCTCCCGGCTCGACGCGATCCACCTGGACGGCACCACCGCCACCGTCGGCGCCGGCGCCAAGCTGATCGACGTCTACGCCACGCTCGGCGCCCACGGCCGTACGATCCCGGCCGGCTCCTGCCCCTCGGTCGGCGTGTCCGGGCTCACGCTGGGCGGCGGGCACGGCGTGATGAGCCGGTCCATGGGCCTGACCTGCGACAACCTGATCGGCGCCACGCTGATCACCGCCGACGGCACCACCCATGAGGTCTCGGCCGACCACGAGCCCGACATCTTCTGGGCGCTGCGGGGCGCCGGCTGCGGGAACTTCGGCGTCGTCACCTCGCTGCGCTTCGCCACCCATCCGGTGCCCGAGGTCGTCACCGGCTACCTCACCTGGTCGTGGAACCGGGCCGCCGACGTGATCAGCGCCTGGCAGAGCTGGGGACCCGACCAGCCGGACCACATCTGGTCCGCGCTGCACCTGGACTGCGCCCCCGGCGGCTCGCCGACGGTCTCCGTACCCATGCTGTCCACCGGCTCGCGCGCCGACCTGTCCGCCGCAGCCGACCGGCTCGCGTCCGCCGCCGGCGCCGCCGCCTCAGTCTCCTTCCACCCGCACAGCTACCTGGACGCGACCTTCTCCTACGCGGGCTGCGCGGGGCTGTCCGCGGCCCAGTGCCACCTGGCGCCCTCGGGCCGGCTGAAGCGCGAGACCTACACCGCCCGCTCCGACTTCTACGACACCGACCTGCCGGCGGCCGGCGTCAGCGCGCTGCTCTCGCAGGTCCAGCGGCTGGCCAACGCCTCCGGCGGCGGCGCCGGCAGCATCGCCCTGACCGCGCTCGGCGGCGCCGTCAACCGGGTCTCCCCCACCGCGACCGCCTTCAGCCACCGCGGCTCGCGCTTCCTGGCCCAATACCTGGCCTCCGACGCGCTGTCCACGACCTCGTGGCTGGACACCACCCACAGCGCGATGCGCCGCTACGCCTCGGGCGGCGCCTACCAGAACTACACCGACCCCGCCCTCACCGACTGGCGCACCGCCTACTACGGGCAGAACGCCGACCGGCTCACCGCGATCAAGCGCACCCTCGACCCGCAGCGGCTCTTCGACTTCCCGCAGGCCCTGTGA
- a CDS encoding phosphatase PAP2 family protein, giving the protein MAEVANDSANPDITLLRSINDLARQAPRGVDRAVEHAAAYGLIALTALLAGWCWWRVARRSADAPAAVAGVLWAGLAAGAALLLNIAVRALVQRPRPYADHDGLDVLVRGHHTTSFVSDHVALTAAVAVGLFMVSRKAGAVAIALALAEGFAQVYLGAHYPTDVIGGFALGAATVLLLAPPALALLTALTTALSRTRASFLVVARPAAPSRRPPRTPSPHRWHSAADKDLAA; this is encoded by the coding sequence ATGGCAGAGGTTGCTAACGACAGCGCGAACCCCGACATCACCCTGCTCCGCTCCATCAACGATCTCGCCAGGCAGGCGCCGCGCGGCGTCGACCGGGCCGTCGAGCACGCCGCCGCGTACGGCCTGATCGCGCTGACCGCGCTGCTGGCCGGATGGTGCTGGTGGCGAGTGGCCAGACGGTCCGCAGACGCGCCCGCCGCGGTCGCCGGGGTGCTGTGGGCCGGCCTGGCCGCCGGCGCCGCGCTGCTGCTGAACATCGCCGTACGGGCGCTGGTGCAGCGACCCCGGCCGTACGCCGACCACGACGGCCTGGACGTGCTGGTGCGCGGGCACCACACCACGTCCTTCGTCAGCGACCATGTCGCACTGACCGCCGCCGTCGCGGTCGGCCTGTTCATGGTCAGCCGCAAGGCGGGCGCGGTCGCCATAGCCCTCGCTCTGGCGGAGGGCTTCGCCCAGGTCTATCTGGGCGCGCACTACCCGACCGACGTCATCGGCGGCTTCGCGCTCGGCGCCGCGACCGTGCTGCTGCTGGCCCCGCCGGCCCTGGCGCTGCTGACCGCGCTGACCACGGCGCTGTCCCGCACCCGGGCGTCCTTCCTGGTCGTCGCGCGGCCCGCCGCGCCGTCCCGCCGCCCGCCGCGCACCCCCTCACCGCACCGCTGGCACAGCGCGGCCGACAAGGACCTGGCGGCGTAG
- a CDS encoding C40 family peptidase, which translates to MGRKVWLAVIFGGGLFFSFVALLVVGTYSAAAGLAGGSGGAVRLAKGAVPDIYQPIVQKWGNRCPSLNPALLAAQLYQESGWDPRAQSGAEAQGIAQFIPGTWATHGIDGNGDGKADVWDPEDAIPSAAAYDCDLASYVKNVPGDNTDNMLAAYNAGAYAVIRYGGVPPYRETQNYVRTIRTLAKSFAAPVGSVAPSQQAAGAIYFAQQRIGTPYLWGGEGTAAQGGRFDCSGLTQAAYASVGITLPRVANDQWNAGAHPGRNELLPGDLVFFANNLNDPRSIHHVGIYVGGGYMIDAPHTGAEIRFDRIDSPDYIGATRVTQAGAAALPAAAA; encoded by the coding sequence ATGGGACGTAAGGTCTGGCTGGCCGTCATCTTCGGTGGCGGGCTGTTCTTCTCCTTCGTGGCCCTGCTGGTGGTGGGCACCTATTCGGCCGCGGCCGGCCTGGCAGGCGGGTCCGGCGGGGCGGTGCGGCTGGCCAAGGGTGCGGTGCCGGACATCTACCAGCCGATCGTGCAGAAGTGGGGCAATCGGTGCCCCTCGCTGAATCCGGCGCTGTTGGCCGCCCAGCTCTACCAGGAGAGCGGCTGGGATCCGCGCGCGCAGAGCGGCGCTGAGGCGCAGGGCATCGCCCAGTTCATCCCGGGCACCTGGGCCACGCACGGGATCGACGGCAACGGCGACGGCAAGGCGGACGTCTGGGATCCCGAGGACGCGATCCCGTCGGCGGCGGCCTACGACTGCGACCTGGCGTCGTATGTGAAGAACGTCCCCGGTGACAACACCGACAACATGCTGGCGGCGTACAACGCGGGGGCGTACGCCGTGATCCGGTACGGCGGGGTGCCGCCCTACCGGGAGACGCAGAACTACGTGCGGACCATCCGCACCCTGGCGAAGAGCTTCGCGGCGCCGGTGGGTTCGGTGGCGCCCTCTCAGCAGGCGGCCGGTGCGATCTACTTCGCGCAGCAGCGGATCGGCACCCCCTATCTGTGGGGCGGCGAGGGGACGGCGGCGCAGGGCGGGCGGTTCGACTGCTCGGGGCTGACGCAGGCGGCGTACGCGTCGGTCGGCATCACCCTGCCGCGGGTCGCCAACGACCAGTGGAACGCCGGCGCGCACCCGGGCAGGAACGAGCTGCTGCCCGGCGACCTGGTCTTCTTCGCCAACAACCTCAACGACCCGCGCTCCATCCACCACGTCGGGATCTACGTCGGCGGCGGCTACATGATCGACGCCCCGCACACCGGCGCGGAGATCCGCTTCGACCGGATCGACAGCCCGGACTACATCGGTGCGACCCGGGTCACCCAGGCGGGCGCGGCCGCACTGCCGGCGGCCGCTGCCTGA